A genome region from Oncorhynchus masou masou isolate Uvic2021 unplaced genomic scaffold, UVic_Omas_1.1 unplaced_scaffold_181, whole genome shotgun sequence includes the following:
- the LOC135538754 gene encoding mucin-2-like, with product PHPLTPNPLTPNPLGHRFLLIDGDKAVSGSYSFTWTASRLDRHLVTLVTGQAVDSFDQLFRDLYLTSSGVDLRRFTTETEPEPEPLPRATPVASLSAANARKLFSPKYAVVIGNANASSAGPVSSGTQNSNSQNPLKTKVRVREPVEAPPLHPGLACLEKAYLIPYLPTWPEPDPPRDVIGFINVRDASRSTQVHLQRSERFETSQAIRFSSPFTLPNEETLPDRARPTPTPTPTPTTTPISTSTTTPISTSTTTPISIPISTSISTPTPTTTPISTSTPTPTPISTPISIPNSTPISIPTPISTPISTTTPNSTTPPISTPISTPNSTTTPISTPISTTTPISTPNSTTTPISTAISTPTTTPISTPISTAISIPNSSTTPISTSTTTPISTPISIPNSTTTPMSTAISTPTPTTTPISTPTPISTPISIPNSTTTPISTSISTPISTPISTTTPISNPISTTTPISTPTPISIPNSTTISIPTPISTPISTTTPNSTTPPISTPISTPNSTTTPISTPISTPTPISTPNSTTTPISTTTPISTTTPIFTTTPISTTTPISTPTHTTTPISTPISTPTPISTPIFTTTPISTTTPISTPTPVYPSLTFTPVPKPRTVQLVMRNGSGQDPCGVRGVKKTDSLELTGPQRDCLNGTGLRPQSDCETRTTTPEVAVRPALRPQSDCETSLRPQSDCETTLRSQSDCETALRTQSDCEITVRPQSDCETALRTQSDCETPLRPQSACETEV from the exons cctcaccctctgacccctaaccctctgacccctaaccctctGGGTCACAGGTTCCTGTTGATAGATGGAGACAAGGCTGTTTCTGGATCGTACAG TTTCACCTGGACGGCGTCTCGTTTGGACAGACACCTGGTCACCTTGGTAACGGGCCAGGCGGTTGACTCCTTTGACCAGCTGTTCCGGGACCTCTACCTGACATCCAGCGGGGTCGACCTCCGCAGGTTCACCACGGAGACGGAACCGGAGCCAGAGCCCCTCCCCCGGGCCACCCCCGTCGCTTCTCTCTCCGCAGCTAACGCCAGGAAGCTGTTCAGCCCTAAATACGCCGTGGTGATCGGCAACGCTAACGCTAGCAGCGCCGGCCCCGTCTCCTCCGGAACCCAGAACTCCAACTCCCAGAACCCCCTGAAAACAAAG GTGCGTGTCCGGGAGCCAGTGGAAGCTCCGCCCCTCCACCCGGGATTGGCCTGTCTGGAGAAAGCGTACCTGATTCCGTACCTGCCCACCTGGCCCGAACCCGACCCCCCCAGAGATGTCATCGGGTTCATCAACGTGCGGGACGCGTCACGGTCGACCCAGGTGCACCTGCAACGTTCCGAGAGGTTTGAAACGAGCCAGGCTATTCGGTTCAgcagtccctttaccctgcccaATGAGGAGACACTTCCTGACAGGGCTAGAccaacccctacccctacccctacccctaccactacccctatctctacctctaccactacccctatctctacctctaccactacccctatctctatccctatctctacctccatctctacccctacccctaccactacccctatctctacctctacccctacccctacccctatctctacccctatctctatCCCTAACTCTACCCCTATCTCTATCCCTACCCCCatctctacccctatctctaccactacccctaactctaccactccccctatctctacccctatctctacccctaactctaccactacccctatctctacccctatctctaccactaccccgatctctacccctaactctaccactacccctatctctaccgctatctctacccctaccactacccctatctctacccctatctctaccgcTATCTCTATCCCTAACTCTtccactacccctatctctacctctaccactacccctatctctacccctatctctatccctaactctaccactacccctatgTCTACCGctatctctacccctacccctaccactacccctatctctacccctacccctatctctacccctatctctatccctaactctaccactacccctatctctacctctatctctacccccatctctacccctatctctaccactacccctatctctaaccctatctctaccactacccctatctctacccctacccctatctCTATCCCTAACTCTACCACTATCTCTATCCCTACCCCCatctctacccctatctctaccactacccctaactctaccactccccctatctctacccctatctctacccctaactctaccactacccctatctctacccctatctctacccctaccccgatctctacccctaactctaccactacccctatctctaccactacccctatctctaccactacccctatctttaccactacccctatctctaccactacccctatctctacccctacccataccactacccctatctctacccctatctctacccctacccctatctctacccctatctttaccactacccctatctctaccactacccctatctctacccctac TCCCGTATACCCTTCCCTTACCTTTACCCCCGTCCCCAAGCCCCGGACGGTGCAGTTGGTCATGAGGAACGGGAGTGGTCAGGACCCATGTGGAGTCAGAGGGGTCAAGAAGACAGACAGTCTGGAGCTAACAGGACCACAAAGAGACTGTCTGAATGGAACTGGACTACGACCCCAGAGTGACTGTGAGACCCGCACTACGACCCCAGA AGTGGCTGTGAGACCCGCACTACGACCCCAGAGTGACTGTGAGACCTCACTACGACCACAGAGTGACTGTGAGACAACACTACGATCCCAGAGTGACTGTGAGACCGCACTGCGAACACAGAGTGACTGTGAGATCACAGTACGACCCCAGAGTGACTGTGAGACCGCACTGCGAACACAGAGTGACTGTGAGACCCCACTACGACCACAGAGTGCCTGCGAGACCGAAGTATGA